AACAAACAGACCTTAATCACCTACTTGCTCACACACATAACCACACCCACAACAGAGACAGTTTTTACACCATCCCTCTCACCGCTTACTCCGTGTGTAAAACTCACGAAGTAGGAAGGAAAGCGGACGGGCTGACAAAAACTACCCTGTAACAAACAGATACAATCTGTACCACCAGTGACTAAAACGAGTGATACATTCATatggaaataaaagcatgtaatGAGTGACTAATATTTACGTCCCATTCCAAAAATGCAAACGTCAGCAGATGGTTTATTTCTCCTTTGTTGAATGGTTATCATAATACACTCATTTTCTACGATTTTTGAAATACAATTTTGTCTGTTTtgaaaagtttgaaaacggctaTTTTCACCGCTAACCAGCTGAACTGTACGTTTCTTGATGACGTCATCGTCATCGCGATAGCTTCCGCTGAGGAGGAGTCTGTGTGTCTTGCTAACTGCACGTCATTACTGAGGAAGAAACGTCCAACTGAACAGTCCCCGTTTCGAATTTGCACACAACATAAAGACGATTCATCCTCGTTTTCGTACACGCCGTCACGTCACATTTATAATCTGGACGATAACACAACCTGTGAGACAACAATCCACGATGGGGTACGTTTACCTATTTCTCTGTCTTTCTGCCACCCTAAACTCGGTATCTACTGTCACCCATTATTCTGTTCCCGAAGAAATGGAGGAGGGATCTGTCGTTGCAAATATAGCGTCTGATTTGGGATTAGATGTGAGGACTTTGAAGACAAGGAAAATGCGCGTGGACGTTGTTGCCAATAAGAAATATCTCGATATCAACAAAGACACCGGAGAGCTGTTTATTTTGGAAAGGATTGACAGGGAGTCGCTGTGCCCATTAAAAACCTCATactgctttcttaaattagATGCTACAATTGAAAATCCAATACGTATGTTTAACATTGAGGTGGAAATAACGGACATTAACGACAACGCTCCTCATTTTCGAAGAGGAACAATGCATTTGGACATCTCAGAATCAAGCCCCGTTGGAGAGAGATTTTCACTGAATAATGCTGCAGACCCAGATGTTGGAACAAATTCTGTGAAAGATTACCACCTCAGCTCAAGTAGTCACTTTGAACTCGAAATTCAGACCGGGAGAGATGGATCAAAGTTTGCTGACTTAGTTCTAAAAAAAGCTTTAGAAAGAGAACAGCAGGCTGTTCATAATCTAATTCTCACTGCTGTGGACGGTGGAGTTCCCACGCGCACAGGTACAGCGAGCATCATTGTCCGCGTGCTTGATGTGAACGACAACGCCCCTTCATTTGACAAAGACAAGTACTTTGTAGATGTCATAGAAAACTCTCCTATTGGTAGTCTAGTCATCAAACTAAATGCTACTGACTTAGATGAAGGGGCAAATTCTGatattatttattcatatagtTTATACACGTCAGAAAGAACACAAAAGATGTTCAACTTAAATCCAGAAAATGGTGAAATCCGAGTGAAGGAAATGATAAATTATGAAGATTTTAAACTGTATGAGATGGAGGTTATAGCCAGTGATAAGGGCCCTAACTCTTTATCTGGACAGTGCAAACTAACAATACAGGTGACTGATATGAATGACAATCATCCAGAAATTTCCATCAAATCCTTTCAAAGTCCAGTCAAAGAAAATGTGGCCACAGACACGGTGATAGCTGTAGTTAGTGTCAGTGATAAAGACTCAGGTGACAATGGAGTGGTTGATCTTCATATTCCACATCATATGCCTTTCAAACTGAGGGAGTCCTCTGATAACTATTATGAATTAGTGGTGTCAGAGCCATTAGACCGTGAGAAGGTCCCAGAATATGACATCACTTTCACTGTCACAGACAGAGGTTCTCCTCCTTTATCTGACAATGAAACTATGACTTTAGAGCTGCTGGATGTTAATGACAATGTGCCACAGTTTGCTCAGTTATTTTATCCAATAcgtgtgatggagaataatgcACCCGGGGCCTTGCTCAGCTCACTCACTGCGTTTGACCCTGACCTCCATGAAAACCAGTATCTAGTTTACTTCATAATAGAGAAAGAGATTGCCAACACCTCCATGTCCATGCTGTTCTCCATCAATCCAGAGAACGGTAATCTGTacgcactgaaaacttttgactATGAGATTGAGACGGAGTTTCTTTTCCACATCGAGGCCAGAGACTCTGGCTCTCCTCCACTCAGCAGTAACGTGACCGTCCACATCATTATTGTGGACCAGAATGACAACGCTCCAGTGATTGTTTCTCCGTGGCGCGCCCACGGCTCTCTGGTGGAGGAAAAGATCCCCAGATCCACTGATAAAGGCTCTCTGGTTGCCAAGGTGATAGCCTTAGACACAGACTCTGTGCACAACTCTCGGATTACCTACCAGTTTCTACAGGTTACTGATGCCACCTTGTTCAGTCTGGACCAATACAACGGAGAGATCCGGACTATGAGGATGTTCAGTTACAAAGATTCACGTCACCACAGACTGATTGTTGTTGCCAAGGACAACGGGGAGCCTGCTCTCTCTGCTACAGTCACCATCAAGCTGTCCACAATAGAGACTGTCATGAAGGCCTACTCTGACATGACTGAGGTTCCTCTGGAATATGACATCTTTTCAGATCTGAACCTGTATTTGGTCATCGGTCTGGGCTCTGTGTCATTTCTCCTGCTGATCACCATATTGGTCACCATCGTGATCAAGTGTCAGAACCCCAAACCCAGCAAAGCGGCTCCACCCAGCAGGAACAGTGTGATCAGTGAGAGGAACTCCACCATCGCAGACTCCACTCTGGTCTCCAACGATGCCTACTGGTACAGTCTGTTTCTAGCAGAGACCAGGAAAGGAAAGATGGTGGTTAGACAGCCTATGCCAAAAGGCTCCAGATACATTGTGTCCAGTTTACCAAGAGGGACAGGACTGACTGACACCAGCGACTCAGCAGCTTCAACTCTTCAGGTACAAATGACTAAGAACTTATTTGTGGTAGAAAATAAACCTAGAATATTTTATCTACATTCGACATTTGCTTTACAATGTTTGCAGTGTCTTTCATGTACAAAGTTCTGCTCTTAGTTAACTAGAAAGACATTTCCAGTGCACAAAACTGATATtattgagaaaaaataaaacataaacaagctaaataaataaatccagtctctgcaaaaaaataaaaaaaatagataaaaaaagtTATGATAAAACTCTACAGAGTATAAATCCACATAATGCTTGGCTCTGTTTTACACTTGTAGTCCTTATacgtttaatgtgtgtgtgcatgtgagtggGTTGTTCAGACAATTGTTGACCATTAAACACCCTTAACAACAAAGTGTCCTGTCATCTAGACTCActgtaaagctgtaaaaacaCTGGTATATTTTGTTtgactctctctctttttttttttttttacagatattAACGGAAAATGCAATTATCTCAACTCTAAATATTGTCTTCAACATTCAGTGAACTGTTCAGCAGAAAAGTCAATAGTTGGTCCTACTGTGTTATGACAATTTATTCAACTTTATATAAACAGAAAGGAAAATCATCACTGAAGCAACAACAATAATCACTAGTAGTAAACaccataaagaaaataaaagatgagtggttatgcctttttttttctttgaatatgCTTGGGTAACTTTTTCAACAGAAACTGCCTCAGAAATATGTGGCATGCACATGTGTGAAATGTTGTGTTTCACTGTAAAGCGTACATGCAGGAAAATTcaagtttgaaaaaaacaaacaatagaaGCATTATTAACAAGGTGTTTTAAGGCCTTTGACCATCATTTAATTCTACTCCTAATAATCTGTTTATGGTTCTGTCATGCATTTTCCACTGTTCTTACTGAAGTCTCAATACTCCGTCGTTTGATATTTTTTATCAATGATGGAATAGAAAAGGTGTACGTCGCAGTATTTCAGTACACATGAACTTTTAAACTTTGGAAATGTATATGGGCTTTTGCTGTTCTGCACTGTTTTAACTTTTCATTTTCCAGAAtgattttttcttcttctaatgTAGGTTGTGACCAtgaatatctatctatctatctatctatctatctatctatctatctatctatctatctatctatctatctatctatctatctatctatctatctatctatctatctatctatctatctatctaggtAAGTATATATGCTGATGGATAATTCTGAGTTTGTACGATTTTTCACAATTAAAATTTTATTCATAGTGTCTCCACATCAACTCTGTAATGCACTGTCCTGACcattaaattgcttgtttttgttttcttccccCACTAAAGTACCCTAAATGAGGAAAGTCCGCTCAGCAGCTGGAGGTATGCAGAGTCCTCGCCCGAGATAACCTTTTATGGATTATATTGCTAACTTTAGTGTTTAACTGtttcctgtgtttgttttgtaagTTGATGTTTATTAGGATTATTATTTTGTCTTGTTTAATTTCTCTTGTAGAAGGAGAATGTTTTTAATTGCAAAGCCTCTCACATTTCACATCACGTGCAGTTTTGCCGGGTCCTCTATTAATTCTTCCTGCCTCTATGTGGTTAGCTGTTACTGACATTACAGTCTCAACTTTAAAGAATGATAAAATAAACTGACTGTACAATCTAAATAACACACTGTTAACACCACATTTGTCAGTATTTCAGGATTATGACCCCTTCCCcaaatgtttttaaacttttttgatAGTTGCTTCAATGTAAAGACAGAATGAGCTTGAATGACCTCAGAGAGGTGATAAATTGTGGTCTTGCAGACAGTTGAGCAAACATGGTGATTCATATTGAGTGGTATCAAAAGAGAATTCCTGTCCTAGTGACTGCTTTTGATGAAAAGAATGTATGAAAATGAATCTGAGCCAAAGTCTGTATCCAAGGCTCAGATAAAATTCTTCTTGTGTTCATAATATCGACATTTGCTGGCTTTGCTTCTCACAATCTGGCCTTTGCTCTTAATGGGAAGAAAATATTTGTCTTTAATAGAATCACCATGTTCTCAAAAGGATGCAGTGCATGTAAATATTAATCTGTGTTCATCCCCTTACTGACCCGTCACTTCTATATTAGGAATACAAGCTATCTTTGAATGTTATTCAGTAAGTACGACTGTGCTGTTTCTGTCCTCTTCACAGAATGACACTTCTGAACACGAATGACAGTATTTCCTTTAGTTTGAATTGTGACCTAATTCTCTGTGCAGGACAGGCGCAAAGAGAAACCAGTCACCCAGTTACCTAGCAACTACTTTCCTTCACATAATTTTCAAGCATGGTGTTCATTTATAGACCTGCCAGATCCCCAATACATGTTCAAGGACCTGCCCTATCCCACCACCCACTCTCTCTGTCCTCTGCCTGAAGCCCCTGTCTGAACGACAGACGTCGGCTGCATGAGATGTGTCAGTTTGGCCAGTCACAAGGCTCTCAGTGCTCTGGTTCCTTTCTTTGTTTAATTCTCGTCTCATTTGCAGGCAtccaccaccagcagcagcagttccACATGAGGCAGCACCTCCAGCTGTGTGCAGTATTGACGCTAACAGGAAGAGCTTCTTGCAAGAAAGGAGGAACTTTCTATAAAAAACCACTCCCACACATCGATCCTGTTCAGTCTGGTCCTGGTTCCTCCATCTATGTGTAACTGTCATGCTATTACACCAATTAACCGCGGTGACAAATTTACAAACAAGATCTTAACCCTTTAGTTGTTCGAGTACATTGCCAGCTGATCAACAACCCCTCTATGTCGAGTCATTGTGCATGATGAGACTGCATGGCTTCAATTACACTTCAAGATTGCTGAAGATTTTGAGAGGAAACGCTCAAATAAGCACCACTGCACTGAATATAAAGAAGCAACAACAAGGACTCTTAAGAGTggacaaaaaaaatgtgtaaattcCTTTTGGAGACATTTTTCCTCTCTGAAAAAGGAACACATGTTGGATATTACATTTTTAACCCTATGCTCTTTGTCTTGCTCCATAACAGCATTGATGTATGATATAAGTAACCTAAAGAGAAAAACAGCACAATTAACTAAATGTCAAAAAAGCACCAACtcacaatattaaaaaaaagaagcaaagtgGAATCAGTATTTTATAAGTGTGTTAGCTTTTAgtagttttgttttgtacttGACTTTGTGTTTTATAAGTGAGGTATATGAATGAGAGCCAAGTACATCAAACATACAAGTAGATAAGAGTGGGGCTTTAGTCATCTTGCCTTTCAGTTGTTTCTGCATGAAATAATCAAAGTGCTTTGATAGCTTTAGATATTTTATGACATTAAACATATCATTTTTCTGCTATTAAGACTAGTATTTCTTATCTTTTTCGCACTAGATTTAAGATTACATTTTAATGGGACCAGAATGAAGAACTACAGTGTTTAGTCTCTATCTTTTCCTGTGTTCAGCATGAACAACATAAAGACAATTCTATGGATTCACATAGTTAAGTTTACTAGCAGGTGAAACTTAAATCTACAGTGTGCTTGAATGTGTTGTCCATTTGGACACTGCTGGAGAGTGATTCTTAGAGTTTGAACACAAGTGAACACAGTGAGTCTTTCAGAATAGACGGCTGTGTCTTTATGATAACTGTATATACTCTACAAACACCAATATGTACtgtcactttttatttttgaatCTGGATTCACTCTGGATGTTTCTTATTTCTTATCTGTTCTGCAGCTGTGTAACTTTTTGAAAATTCagaactaaacatgaacatttattGCCTACTTTACAATATCGAAGCAACTTAACTGTGCTTGTGTATATTGCTGACTGCTGTACGTGTCATATCCAACACATATAATGAGATACAGATGTAACTGACTTAATTCATATGTTTGTCTGTAAAATGCCTTTCATTTTAAGTATCAGTGCTTTAGCAACTCTTCTATGTGAACATAATGATGTGCCATCTGACTCATGATTCACTCTCTATGTGAAAGAATCTCACAATCATGTAGTCAAACTTACTAGCACAGCTCACACTGCATCTGTTGTAACAAGTTGTAATGTCCTGCAGCCAAACATATACAGTAAGAGTACAGTTTTACTTACATGGTGCAATGTTTTGTCAGCTGTGTATTGTTGGTTGATTGTATGCTATGGTCTGGTCTGTAAGAACTATTAAATACAAAAGCAAATTCAATGATGACCTTGTTTTCTAAGTCAAATGTATAACATTCCTTTAGGATACCAGCACTGTTTTATAAGGAGTTTTTATTCTAGGGCATGTCAAAGGAAATGTGTGTTGACTAATTAATAGATAAGATCAAATGATCTTGATCATTTAAAGTTAATCCAAAATTTTGATGACATTGTTAAAATATCTTAGTTGAAGGGCTAATTCTCTTCATTATTATTTATGTTCTTAACTTTTCATGCTAGTTACCCAACTGACTTAAATTTCACTGAAGCAACTTTTTAATTCAACTGATGTTGATGTCTCATTTCTAAGAttatatttatatgtacagTGCGGATAACAAAGGAACAATCTGGATTTGTTGGCTTTGCTGATTAAGTGGCTTTGTAGAACTTAGGAACATAAATAGTTCAGATTGTAGCTCATATAGAGAACTGCCTCAGGAAGGATTGCACTACAAGCTTGCATTACATTATGCGATGATGTAACATGTAAAGATTGTTCTGGTTGTTACATTTTAACGTGGCCAACTCTCTAAACAAGATTCCCACAAGGGTCTGAAATATAGGCCAGAATATCTAAATGCCAAAGTGCACCTCACACAAACAGCTGTTATTTAATGTCTGTAAGGCCATCTGCCCATTTtccaatgaaaataaaattaatatttaaaagaagaaaaagaagaagaaaaaaaagctttcccCTATTTGAGAAAGTGACATTTTTACAGTGCtgtaaaaatcaatcaatcaacttGGGAGTTGTAAGACACAGTTTCTAGTTTTATTGAACAACGTCTCTCTGGTGTGGGGACAGAATGGATATGAtaacaaatacaaacaaaggAGCATGAAGCTTGTGAagtgacaaagaaaagaaaaggtaagtTGTGTGTGTCCACAAAGATCTTCCATCTACAGGTACACTGCTTAAAGTTGTTCCAGTGTCCACACTGACATGCAATGTAATATTGCTTTAAATGAAAATCACTCTGTTGTATTTACGTTCTTTAAAATATAACTTATACATTTAAATGGAAATTTGTAGTAACAGTAAAATAATGTATAGTTTTCATTAATTACTGCTCATGTGCTGTGCAATGcttaactgaactgaatttattAAACATACTGTACTGCTGCATCCACTTAAGCTTCAAAGTGGAATATGATAAATGCAGAATATCACGAAGGCAAGTTTATAaagaattcagaaaaaaataagTCTGGTTGTTTGAGCATACACAATCACACAGACTCACTGATTATTAATAATTATAGTTCAACTGTAATTATCAACTATCAACTCCTCATCAACGTGTGATATGTGAGGTCGCCTTTGCGTACTTTCCCAGGACAAGAAGCACTCTGTCTTAACTCCATTGGTATGACAATATTGCAGCAGCATTACAATTCATGAAATATTTTGATTAATTGGTAACACCTACAtcagagtttaaaaaaaggtatACCAGCTTACCAGGTATACCAGTTTACCAAAACTTGTTCAGACATTGTTGTATCTTATgctaacatttatttttattgttgatTTACCAGTATAGCATCAGGGATGCTAACCACTGTTACCACTGTGTTCTTTGCTGAACAATTGAATGggcctttttctttgtttgtttgagacATTTGGCTGTACTAAGCAGGCGGATTAATTGGGAGAGTGTTTTTGCGTGTGTTTTGCTGTGTTGTGAATTACCATTATTCATGGAGGTTTTTTTGCTTTCTTGACTTTTTTATGTATGTTTAGCCTGCTACTTAATTCTCTACCACAGCCTCCGTAGTAATGCCAGATAGTCtccctttgtttgtttttgtgtggtcCATGTAACGTTTGGTTTGCTAAACATATCTTAATGGAAATATTTTATAATAACCAGCATTTCCACTGCCAATTTaaccttttaaatcattttgttttattgtaaatataatttagatttttttttagtgtaGTGGTCCCTTGTTCCAGTTTATTCTGTGTTTTCGAGGTTTAATATCACTCTGTCACACTTGGTTAAAAGCATTTGGGTTAGGGTCAtctatttcttctttttcagtactaaactatgtaatttatttatttatctattgaaACATTTAGTATCGTTAAAAGGGCTCCATTTCAGTTCAAACAAGTTTTTCTTCCAAACaaagcaataaaatgttttttttaaataaaatgttttactttAAGAAAGATAACATGTTTTTTGtcaaagcagcagaaacactTCCACGTGGAGGTTTGTAACAATACCTCTTTCAAGTGTGATGGTAGTGGAATCTGCCTCTGGTAAGTTCCCCTTCTGTACCGTCTTTACCAATCACACTGAGCACATACACCATGTCCTTTTTATCCggcacagaaacacaacattTAAAGCTACATGTATAGGAAAGGACCAGCCACATTATGTCTTCAGCGTAGCTCAAATTACAGTCTAATTAATTGTGCTAGACTGGAAACTGTGACTATGATGCCGTAATACTTAGCATATGAATATACATTATATGACAATATAAAAAGAGTAGCTTTGGTTATGTATGAACATTGTTTTACATATAGCATTTATTTGCATTATCTTCTCCCTGGAGTGACAGTgtgtgatcacatgacctcatcTCCCCTGAGAGATGAGGTCATGTGagcacacacagtcagaaaggCTGGgtctttttaatttattatccTCCAAATTTATCAATTTAGTGACACACTTAACATATacaatttttttctgtgtgttttaaagagATGAACAAGGATTAGTTTGGCAAGATAAAAACAAGAGCTGACTTAGCCCCCTTTCATATCACCACAAAGGGGATTTTTATAGTGCTTGTCTGCTGACAGACTAGCAGATGCGTGACACAGCAATGCAGCAGTGTGTAACAAAAAGACCAGAGCAACCACCAGCTGGCACACAAGCCGCCAACCACACACCTGTGTATTTCTATTCAGGCGTTTTGATTCCTTGGCATCCTCTTTGttacaaagaagaaaaatagaaatattaTCACAAACAATTAAAGCACAGTTTTAATTTCCTTAACAAGCATTATCCTGTTTGCAATACACGTCTTCACCTGCATTACCTTAACAGAAAATAATTATTTAGAAATGAATATGATTGTAAACGGGGAAACGTGTTTTATAGCTTAGAAAAGCAAGCGTGTTTAATTGCTTTATCGAACTGCAGACTTCACAGCTCCGACATCGCTCTCCCTCTGCTTTCCTCTGCGCTTGCTTCTCTTCAGCACCACGGCCAGCGACCTGCCTGGAGGAGCAGTGTTGTCATGGCAACGTGCCCCCAGTTCACTGGAGTATTGCCTGTAATTTGATATTCTGAcaagcccccctcccccctcacaGTGCAGCATCCACATCTTGCAGACATCAAATTATAATTATCGGAAAAATACTACCGCTATCCCTGCCTAATAattatttgtttgaaaaaaaataaaggtgctTTGAAATGGCCTGCGTTGCTGCAGCAAGGGTGAATATAGAATGATTTACAAAATGGGAGGGGGCCATGCAGCATGCGGCAGCGCTTGCGCACGCGCACGAACAGGCTTGGCCTAAATCCAGAACCAATACGTTGCAGAGGCAGGTGGGAGGGGTAAGAAGATGTGAGAATGCATGTAAGTCACCTTGTTTCAAAATTGATGGGAGTataataattaatttttttctgtttttttcctgtcatCATTCATCGTGCATTTCACAAACACTGCTAAATTATTGTAAGAGTGGTGCCAA
Above is a genomic segment from Odontesthes bonariensis isolate fOdoBon6 chromosome 13, fOdoBon6.hap1, whole genome shotgun sequence containing:
- the LOC142397745 gene encoding protocadherin alpha-C2-like isoform X8 translates to MGYVYLFLCLSATLNSVSTVTHYSVPEEMEEGSVVANIASDLGLDVRTLKTRKMRVDVVANKKYLDINKDTGELFILERIDRESLCPLKTSYCFLKLDATIENPIRMFNIEVEITDINDNAPHFRRGTMHLDISESSPVGERFSLNNAADPDVGTNSVKDYHLSSSSHFELEIQTGRDGSKFADLVLKKALEREQQAVHNLILTAVDGGVPTRTGTASIIVRVLDVNDNAPSFDKDKYFVDVIENSPIGSLVIKLNATDLDEGANSDIIYSYSLYTSERTQKMFNLNPENGEIRVKEMINYEDFKLYEMEVIASDKGPNSLSGQCKLTIQVTDMNDNHPEISIKSFQSPVKENVATDTVIAVVSVSDKDSGDNGVVDLHIPHHMPFKLRESSDNYYELVVSEPLDREKVPEYDITFTVTDRGSPPLSDNETMTLELLDVNDNVPQFAQLFYPIRVMENNAPGALLSSLTAFDPDLHENQYLVYFIIEKEIANTSMSMLFSINPENGNLYALKTFDYEIETEFLFHIEARDSGSPPLSSNVTVHIIIVDQNDNAPVIVSPWRAHGSLVEEKIPRSTDKGSLVAKVIALDTDSVHNSRITYQFLQVTDATLFSLDQYNGEIRTMRMFSYKDSRHHRLIVVAKDNGEPALSATVTIKLSTIETVMKAYSDMTEVPLEYDIFSDLNLYLVIGLGSVSFLLLITILVTIVIKCQNPKPSKAAPPSRNSVISERNSTIADSTLVSNDAYWYSLFLAETRKGKMVVRQPMPKGSRYIVSSLPRGTGLTDTSDSAASTLQYPK
- the LOC142397745 gene encoding protocadherin alpha-C2-like isoform X7, with the translated sequence MGYVYLFLCLSATLNSVSTVTHYSVPEEMEEGSVVANIASDLGLDVRTLKTRKMRVDVVANKKYLDINKDTGELFILERIDRESLCPLKTSYCFLKLDATIENPIRMFNIEVEITDINDNAPHFRRGTMHLDISESSPVGERFSLNNAADPDVGTNSVKDYHLSSSSHFELEIQTGRDGSKFADLVLKKALEREQQAVHNLILTAVDGGVPTRTGTASIIVRVLDVNDNAPSFDKDKYFVDVIENSPIGSLVIKLNATDLDEGANSDIIYSYSLYTSERTQKMFNLNPENGEIRVKEMINYEDFKLYEMEVIASDKGPNSLSGQCKLTIQVTDMNDNHPEISIKSFQSPVKENVATDTVIAVVSVSDKDSGDNGVVDLHIPHHMPFKLRESSDNYYELVVSEPLDREKVPEYDITFTVTDRGSPPLSDNETMTLELLDVNDNVPQFAQLFYPIRVMENNAPGALLSSLTAFDPDLHENQYLVYFIIEKEIANTSMSMLFSINPENGNLYALKTFDYEIETEFLFHIEARDSGSPPLSSNVTVHIIIVDQNDNAPVIVSPWRAHGSLVEEKIPRSTDKGSLVAKVIALDTDSVHNSRITYQFLQVTDATLFSLDQYNGEIRTMRMFSYKDSRHHRLIVVAKDNGEPALSATVTIKLSTIETVMKAYSDMTEVPLEYDIFSDLNLYLVIGLGSVSFLLLITILVTIVIKCQNPKPSKAAPPSRNSVISERNSTIADSTLVSNDAYWYSLFLAETRKGKMVVRQPMPKGSRYIVSSLPRGTGLTDTSDSAASTLQASTTSSSSST